In Triticum urartu cultivar G1812 chromosome 6, Tu2.1, whole genome shotgun sequence, the following proteins share a genomic window:
- the LOC125515404 gene encoding autophagy protein 5-like, translating into MSAPPRDAWSEEAAGWHWIGAVPLQVHLHDADVAALPPPPPFHLFGPRIGYFPLLVSIIKAHFSSSLPPGVDTVWFEYKGLPLKWYMPIGVLFDLLCAEPERPWNLTVHFRGYPADILSPCEGEDSVKWNYNNSLKEAAFIITGNSKNVMKMSQADQLAMWESVRRRDADSYMNISTKLKLGPFEEYFWTSSLEPRQGSDEPESVKPCRVPVRLYVRRVQEDLEYLEDAIPVSDWESVSYINRPFEIRKEGGRRITTLEHALETLLPEFFGSKPTARAAGPDSAPGDSDTTPGTPRDREPASASPQEMDVAKKARVKLVRIQGMELGLDTPFLWVANNLRNPECFLHVCVYIGA; encoded by the exons ATGTCGGCGCCGCCGCGGGACGCGTggtcggaggaggcggcggggtggCACTGGATTGGCGCCGTGCCGCTCCAGGTCCACCTCCACGACGCCGACGTCGCCGCGCTCCCACCGCCCCCGCCCTTCCAT CTTTTTGGGCCAAGAATTGGGTATTTCCCACTCTTGGTCTCGATCATAAAGGCTCATTTCAGCAGTTCACTCCCACCAGGCGTCGATACTGTTTGGTTTGAGTATAAAGGGCTGCCACTAAAATG GTATATGCCCATTGGTGTTCTTTTCGACCTTCTTTGTGCTGAACCAGAAAGGCCATGGAATCTAACG GTTCATTTTAGGGGGTATCCTGCAGATATATTATCACCATGCGAAGGTGAAGATAGTGTAAAGTGGAACTACAACAATTCCCTGAAAGAG GCTGCCTTCATCATAACTGGAAACAGTAAGAATGTGATGAAAATGTCCCAGGCTGATCAACTTGCTATGTGGGAATCAGTGAGGAGAA GAGATGCGGATAGTTATATGAATATCTCTACCAAGCTTAAGCTTGGACCGTTTGAAGAGTACTTCTGGACTTCCTCGTTAGAGCCTCGACAAGGTTCTGATGAGCCTGAATCTGTCAAACCAT GCAGGGTACCTGTTCGATTATACGTGCGCAGAGTTCAAGAAGACCTTGAGTATTTAGAAGATGCAATTCCTGTCAGTGACTGGGAAAGTGTATCCTATATAAATCGGCCATTCGAGATCCGAAAGGAGGGAG GTAGAAGGATAACTACCCTGGAACATGCCTTGGAGACGTTGCTGCCAGAGTTCTTTGGCTCGAAGCCCACAGCTAGAGCTGCTGGTCCAGACTCGGCACCTGGCGATTCAGATACCACTCCAGGGACTCCTCgcgacagagaaccagcttcggCAAGTCCACAGGAGATGGATGTGGCCAAGAAGGCCAGAGtgaagctggtgaggatacaagGCATGGAGCTCGGCCTGGATACGCCGTTTCTCTGGGTGGCCAACAACCTGAGGAACCCTGAATGCTTCCTCCATGTCTGTGTATACATCGGCGCATGA